Proteins from a single region of Enoplosus armatus isolate fEnoArm2 chromosome 6, fEnoArm2.hap1, whole genome shotgun sequence:
- the smad3b gene encoding mothers against decapentaplegic homolog 3b isoform X2, with product MSILPFTPPIVKRLLGWKKGEQNGQEEKWCEKAVKSLVKKLKKTGQLDELEKAITTQNVNTKCITIPRSLDGRLQVSHRKGLPHVIYCRLWRWPDLQSHHELRAVEHCEFAFHTKKDEVCVNPYHYQRVETPILPPVLVPRHTDIPAEFPPLDDYSPSIPENTNFPAGIEPQSNYIPETPPPGYLSEDGETNDHQLNHSMDTGSPSLSPNPVSPANSNLDLQPVTYCESAFWCSISYYELNQRVGETFHASQPSLTVDGFTDPSNSERFCLGLLSNVNRNSAVELTRRHIGRGVRLYYIGGEVFAECLSDSAIFVQSPNCNQRYGWHPATVCKIPPGCNLKIFNNQEFAALLAQSVNQGFEAVYQLTRMCTIRMSFVKGWGAEYRRQTVTSTPCWIELHLNGPLQWLDKVLTQMGSPSIHCSSVS from the exons ATGTCTATATTACCGTTCACTCCTCCAATCGTGAAGAGGCTCCTTGGCTGGAAGAAGGGAGAGCAGAACGGACAAGAGGAGAAATGGTGCGAAAAGGCTGTCAAAAGTCTTGTGAAGAAGTTGAAAAAGACGGGACAGTTGGACGAGTTGGAAAAAGCCATCACAACACAGAATGTCAACACGAAATGCATAACCATACCCAG ATCTTTAGATGGGCGTCTCCAGGTCTCGCACAGAAAAGGTCTTCCTCATGTGATCTACTGTCGCTTGTGGCGCTGGCCAGACCTGCAGTCCCACCATGAACTGAGGGCTGTCGAACACTGTGAATTTGCCTTCCACACCAAGAAGGATGAAGTCTGCGTCAACCCCTACCACTACCAGAGGGTGGAGACTCCAA TTTTGCCCCCTGTCCTAGTACCACGACATACAGATATCCCTGCAGAGTTCCCGCCGTTGGATGACTACAGCCCATCCATCCCTGAGAACACCAACTTCCCCGCTGGCATTGAGCCCCAGAGTAACTATATTCCTG AAACTCCCCCACCCGGGTATCTGAGTGAGGATGGTGAGACAAATGATCACCAGCTCAACCACAGCATGGACACAG GTTCGCCCAGCCTGTCGCCCAATCCTGTGTCACCCGCAAACAGTAATCTTG ACTTACAACCTGTGACGTACTGTGAGTCTGCCTTCTGGTGCTCTATCTCCTACTATGAGCTGAACCAACGTGTAGGAGAGACCTTCCACGCCTCCCAGCCCTCCCTCACAGTAGATGGATTCACAGACCCCTCCAACTCTGAACGCTTCTGTCTGGGCTTGCTGTCCAACGTCAACCGCAACTCAGCAGTAGAGCTCACACGTAGACACATAG GACGGGGCGTGAGGTTGTACTACATCGGGGGAGAGGTGTTTGCAGAGTGTCTCAGCGACAGTGCCATCTTTGTCCAGAGTCCCAACTGCAACCAGCGCTATGGCTGGCATCCTGCCACTGTCTGCAAAATACCTCCAG gcTGCAACCTAAAGATCTTCAACAACCAGGAGTTTGCTGCTCTGCTCGCCCAGTCAGTCAACCAGGGCTTTGAGGCCGTCTACCAACTCACCAGGATGTGTACCATTCGCATGAGTTTTGTCAAGGGTTGGGGAGCTGAGTACAG
- the smad3b gene encoding mothers against decapentaplegic homolog 3b isoform X1, translating into MSILPFTPPIVKRLLGWKKGEQNGQEEKWCEKAVKSLVKKLKKTGQLDELEKAITTQNVNTKCITIPRSLDGRLQVSHRKGLPHVIYCRLWRWPDLQSHHELRAVEHCEFAFHTKKDEVCVNPYHYQRVETPILPPVLVPRHTDIPAEFPPLDDYSPSIPENTNFPAGIEPQSNYIPETPPPGYLSEDGETNDHQLNHSMDTGSPSLSPNPVSPANSNLDLQPVTYCESAFWCSISYYELNQRVGETFHASQPSLTVDGFTDPSNSERFCLGLLSNVNRNSAVELTRRHIGRGVRLYYIGGEVFAECLSDSAIFVQSPNCNQRYGWHPATVCKIPPGWHERIHIKPINKSFIFVGCNLKIFNNQEFAALLAQSVNQGFEAVYQLTRMCTIRMSFVKGWGAEYRRQTVTSTPCWIELHLNGPLQWLDKVLTQMGSPSIHCSSVS; encoded by the exons ATGTCTATATTACCGTTCACTCCTCCAATCGTGAAGAGGCTCCTTGGCTGGAAGAAGGGAGAGCAGAACGGACAAGAGGAGAAATGGTGCGAAAAGGCTGTCAAAAGTCTTGTGAAGAAGTTGAAAAAGACGGGACAGTTGGACGAGTTGGAAAAAGCCATCACAACACAGAATGTCAACACGAAATGCATAACCATACCCAG ATCTTTAGATGGGCGTCTCCAGGTCTCGCACAGAAAAGGTCTTCCTCATGTGATCTACTGTCGCTTGTGGCGCTGGCCAGACCTGCAGTCCCACCATGAACTGAGGGCTGTCGAACACTGTGAATTTGCCTTCCACACCAAGAAGGATGAAGTCTGCGTCAACCCCTACCACTACCAGAGGGTGGAGACTCCAA TTTTGCCCCCTGTCCTAGTACCACGACATACAGATATCCCTGCAGAGTTCCCGCCGTTGGATGACTACAGCCCATCCATCCCTGAGAACACCAACTTCCCCGCTGGCATTGAGCCCCAGAGTAACTATATTCCTG AAACTCCCCCACCCGGGTATCTGAGTGAGGATGGTGAGACAAATGATCACCAGCTCAACCACAGCATGGACACAG GTTCGCCCAGCCTGTCGCCCAATCCTGTGTCACCCGCAAACAGTAATCTTG ACTTACAACCTGTGACGTACTGTGAGTCTGCCTTCTGGTGCTCTATCTCCTACTATGAGCTGAACCAACGTGTAGGAGAGACCTTCCACGCCTCCCAGCCCTCCCTCACAGTAGATGGATTCACAGACCCCTCCAACTCTGAACGCTTCTGTCTGGGCTTGCTGTCCAACGTCAACCGCAACTCAGCAGTAGAGCTCACACGTAGACACATAG GACGGGGCGTGAGGTTGTACTACATCGGGGGAGAGGTGTTTGCAGAGTGTCTCAGCGACAGTGCCATCTTTGTCCAGAGTCCCAACTGCAACCAGCGCTATGGCTGGCATCCTGCCACTGTCTGCAAAATACCTCCAGGTTGGCATGAGAGGATACACAT TAAGCCTATTaataaatcttttatttttgtaggcTGCAACCTAAAGATCTTCAACAACCAGGAGTTTGCTGCTCTGCTCGCCCAGTCAGTCAACCAGGGCTTTGAGGCCGTCTACCAACTCACCAGGATGTGTACCATTCGCATGAGTTTTGTCAAGGGTTGGGGAGCTGAGTACAG